TTCCTTGCCCGAATCGTGCGGCACCTCGCTGTGCGCGGCCAAGAAATCATCCCACTGCTGCTGCGAGCCATCGTCTACGAGGTCGCCGTTGAGTACGAGTGCCCCGGCCTTATCCTCCATACCGTTCAACTGGCGGACCGCGTCTTTGTAGTCTTGGGGGTCACCCTGGACGTCGGAAAGCACGTCCACGGTAGCCTGCGGCGAGCCCTGAAGCTCACCGAGCGGCTTGACGACGCCCACGTTATCCACCGCCCACCACCAGTCATCATTGCCGTTGTTGTAGCTGAAGCTAACCTGCATATTCTTTGCTCCGGCCGGCACGTCCAAGCCAATGGACTCGTGCTTGGAGAAGACATCCTTATCAAAGACGGCGATTTCCTGAGCTTCCCCACCATCGAAGGAGACCGTCACCGTGGCATTTTGCCCGTCCTTGCCCTGGCGGTAATGGTGGTCGAATTCCACATTCACCCTCTCCTGCCCCGCCACCGGGATGGCCGGGCTCTTTAGACCCGCGGTCATGGAATCACCTTCGGCCAAGCGCTGCTGCTTGTTGTCGATGATGGCGAAGGTGTCATGCGCCTGGGTGAAATAGTGGCGCATATCGGTACCAGAGGCCCAGGTCCAATGGCGCATGTTGCCAAAGGTCCAGCCCTTCCAGCGCGCCTCACCCGAGTCCACGCCGTGTACGTCAGTGCTCCACCCCTCCGGCGCGCGGTGGGTAAACCATGCCGGGGTATCCACCCCGTCGAAGCTCTCCTGCCACAGCACCCGCGATTCTGTGCCTTCCCCCGGCTGCACATCGTCTCCCGCCGAGGACCCCTCGGACGAGCCCTGGGAAGACCCCCAGGAAGAGCCTAACGATGACCCCAAAGAAGAACCAAAGGAGGAACCCGGAAGCGAGGACTGGGCCGCCGCGACGGGCGCGCCCACCATTGCGGTGAGCGCTAGGACAGAAGAGAAAGCACAGAGTTTATTTTTCATAATTCAATTTCTATCCGGCCTGGGCAACGAGGCGGTTACATGTACGTAAACTCTTGGCAAGCACTACATGCCTGCCAAGAGTTCTCGCTTTGAGTTCAGTGTGAATCTAGGCGTGGCGGTCGAGCCAGTCCACGACGGTATCGAGGGCCTGATCGGCAGCCGGCTCATTGAAGACCTCATGCTTCTGGCCTTCCCAAGTCACATACTCCACGTCCTTAGAGGAGATGGAGTTGTACCAATCCTGGGAGAAATACGGCGGCACGATGCCGTCCTTGGTGCCGTGCATGATGAGCGTCGGTGCGGTGAAGAGGTCCGCATTGACGGCGTCATAATTCGCGATTGCTGCCAGCTGCAGGGCGGTACCGGCGCTGGCCTTCTGCGCGATGAGCGGGCTCGAAGCATACTCGTCCTTCA
The nucleotide sequence above comes from Corynebacterium tuberculostearicum. Encoded proteins:
- a CDS encoding metallophosphoesterase family protein: MKNKLCAFSSVLALTAMVGAPVAAAQSSLPGSSFGSSLGSSLGSSWGSSQGSSEGSSAGDDVQPGEGTESRVLWQESFDGVDTPAWFTHRAPEGWSTDVHGVDSGEARWKGWTFGNMRHWTWASGTDMRHYFTQAHDTFAIIDNKQQRLAEGDSMTAGLKSPAIPVAGQERVNVEFDHHYRQGKDGQNATVTVSFDGGEAQEIAVFDKDVFSKHESIGLDVPAGAKNMQVSFSYNNGNDDWWWAVDNVGVVKPLGELQGSPQATVDVLSDVQGDPQDYKDAVRQLNGMEDKAGALVLNGDLVDDGSQQQWDDFLAAHSEVPHDSGKELWTIGNHEMYGKEGSKTYLDRFLKHSGQDKPWKEEVVDGVPLISVNTEFYSDILRHGKDPFQRLSKEQLNWLDERLAYWDAKGTPALVFSHPLLPQTVSMSHSAWYQNDFEDLEALSNVVNKYNNIVWFSSHSHSSLRQNNWWGTRRYDGTGEAGRIGFPVVNTGAILNEYLPDGDNDEKIVKEKEEASTGLRVKVFADRIRVEAWDFKSGEMIKYQDFSR